One genomic window of Pseudomonadales bacterium includes the following:
- a CDS encoding Bax inhibitor-1/YccA family protein, translating to MQQQPVNRTTDHQSGIVSTALSGEVSKVLRNTYALLALTITFSAVTAGIAMAINAPFMGLWMLLPYIAFLWLTEKNKNNAMGLLWVFALTGWMGFTLGPILNFYLATSGAEPILMALGGTAIIFFACSGYVLVTRKELSFMTGFLMTGILVAFIAAIANYFLQIQGLSLAISCVFLVVCSGLIMWQTSAIIHGGEKNYISATVTLYVMIYNVFTSLLHLIGFADD from the coding sequence ATGCAACAACAACCTGTAAACCGAACAACTGATCACCAGAGTGGTATTGTATCCACGGCTTTAAGCGGTGAGGTCAGCAAGGTATTACGCAACACCTACGCCCTGTTAGCTCTTACTATCACCTTTAGTGCAGTAACTGCTGGCATAGCCATGGCGATCAACGCGCCCTTCATGGGTTTGTGGATGTTACTGCCCTATATCGCTTTTCTCTGGCTCACAGAGAAAAATAAAAACAATGCAATGGGCCTGCTCTGGGTATTTGCACTCACAGGGTGGATGGGCTTCACTCTTGGCCCCATTCTCAACTTCTATCTGGCAACTTCCGGCGCAGAGCCCATATTAATGGCCCTGGGCGGCACCGCTATCATCTTCTTTGCCTGCTCCGGCTATGTACTGGTTACCCGCAAAGAACTGTCTTTTATGACCGGCTTCTTGATGACCGGCATTCTGGTGGCCTTTATTGCCGCTATTGCCAATTACTTCCTCCAGATTCAGGGACTTTCATTGGCTATTTCCTGTGTATTCCTGGTGGTTTGTTCCGGCCTTATCATGTGGCAGACCAGTGCTATCATCCACGGCGGTGAGAAAAATTACATATCCGCTACCGTCACGCTTTACGTGATGATCTATAACGTTTTCACCAGCCTGCTCCACCTGATTGGCTTTGCTGACGACTAA
- a CDS encoding TusE/DsrC/DsvC family sulfur relay protein, translating into MRVVSEKNYLANLAAWSESLARQLANEEDIRLTPEHIEILYIARSFYAEYGFSPSMRPLLKYIATHLDISKGRSIYMMQLFPPSPARVAAKIAGLPKPKDCL; encoded by the coding sequence CTGAGAGTGGTATCCGAAAAAAATTATTTAGCCAATCTTGCTGCCTGGTCAGAATCTCTGGCCAGGCAGCTTGCTAATGAAGAAGATATTCGCCTGACACCTGAGCATATTGAAATACTGTATATCGCCCGATCATTTTATGCCGAATACGGCTTTTCCCCCTCCATGCGCCCACTGCTTAAATATATCGCCACTCACCTGGATATCAGTAAGGGGCGCAGTATTTACATGATGCAACTGTTCCCCCCCAGTCCGGCCCGGGTTGCGGCAAAAATTGCGGGATTACCAAAACCCAAAGACTGCCTTTAG
- a CDS encoding 4a-hydroxytetrahydrobiopterin dehydratase: MTEIHPEKKQIAQPSLASEQCEACRADSPKVPEQEIPVLLTQLPGWSMQTIDGVMQLTKTFHFRNFAEALRFTNRLGSFAETANHHPAILLEWGHVSVTWWTHKIQGLHRNDFIAAAKTDQLLETNSSL, from the coding sequence ATGACTGAAATCCATCCTGAAAAAAAACAGATTGCGCAACCATCACTTGCATCAGAACAATGCGAGGCCTGCCGCGCAGACTCACCAAAAGTGCCGGAGCAGGAAATACCCGTTTTATTAACACAATTGCCGGGATGGAGTATGCAAACCATTGATGGTGTCATGCAACTAACGAAAACCTTTCACTTCAGAAATTTTGCCGAAGCGCTGAGGTTCACGAACCGGTTAGGGAGTTTCGCCGAAACCGCCAACCACCACCCCGCTATTTTGCTGGAATGGGGCCACGTTTCAGTTACCTGGTGGACCCACAAGATTCAAGGGCTACACCGCAACGATTTCATTGCTGCGGCAAAAACAGATCAGCTTCTTGAAACAAACAGCTCCCTTTAA
- a CDS encoding YjbQ family protein, producing MIYECDIKVVGQGLHDITARVATQVLQSGVDEGLCSLFIQHTSASLLIQENYDPSAKADLENWLNRLVPENDPVYSHTLEGPDDMPAHIKSALTATSLSIPVINGKLALGTWQGIFLWEHRHQACQRKLLIHLLNN from the coding sequence TTGATTTATGAGTGTGACATTAAGGTTGTCGGCCAGGGACTGCACGACATCACCGCCCGGGTTGCCACTCAGGTTTTGCAGTCAGGTGTGGATGAAGGTTTGTGCAGTCTCTTTATTCAGCACACATCAGCGAGTCTATTGATTCAGGAGAATTATGACCCATCGGCAAAAGCAGACCTTGAAAACTGGTTGAATCGACTGGTGCCGGAAAACGATCCAGTGTACAGCCATACCCTTGAAGGTCCGGACGATATGCCCGCTCATATCAAATCGGCGTTAACGGCAACTTCCCTCTCAATTCCTGTCATCAATGGAAAACTGGCACTGGGCACATGGCAAGGCATTTTCCTGTGGGAACACCGACACCAGGCTTGCCAACGCAAATTGCTGATACATCTGCTTAATAACTAA
- the trmA gene encoding tRNA (uridine(54)-C5)-methyltransferase TrmA yields MLNTIDPDNYQQQLKHKLERLKNQFAGLELPQISVLASEPLNFRMRAEFRIWHEDGQAHYAMNRPGEKRPYRIDNFPIASKLINQLMPALLSEINASPVLSKRLFSVEFLSSLSGEVLITLIYHKPLNEQWRTEAKTLSAKLSTGIIGRSRKQKVVLDKDYITERLQVGGRQYSYQQIENSFTQPNARVNEKMLAWALNCSRNLGGDLLELYCGNGNFTCVLAENFEKVLATEISKISVRSAQHNFQANGIHNIVVVRMSSEEITQALNNVRPFRRLREIALNNYNFSTVFVDPPRAGLDDETLELVSKFDNIIYISCNPDTLKENLDTLNKSHQVQQFAVFDQFPYTHHLECGALLKKR; encoded by the coding sequence ATGCTGAATACTATCGACCCCGACAATTACCAACAACAACTGAAGCACAAGCTCGAACGGCTAAAAAACCAGTTTGCCGGACTCGAATTACCGCAAATCAGTGTTCTGGCATCCGAACCGCTGAATTTTCGGATGCGGGCAGAATTCCGCATCTGGCACGAAGATGGCCAGGCACATTACGCTATGAACCGGCCCGGCGAAAAACGTCCTTACAGGATTGATAATTTCCCGATTGCGTCGAAACTCATCAATCAATTAATGCCTGCACTGTTAAGCGAAATCAATGCCAGCCCCGTACTGAGTAAACGTCTGTTTAGCGTCGAGTTTTTGTCTTCATTGAGCGGCGAAGTGTTGATCACGCTCATCTACCACAAACCACTGAACGAACAGTGGAGAACAGAAGCGAAAACGCTGTCTGCCAAGCTCTCTACTGGTATCATAGGCCGCAGCCGCAAGCAGAAAGTAGTGCTGGATAAAGACTACATCACCGAGCGACTGCAGGTCGGCGGTAGACAGTACAGTTATCAGCAGATTGAAAACAGTTTTACCCAACCAAACGCCAGAGTGAATGAAAAGATGCTCGCCTGGGCGCTCAATTGTAGTCGGAATCTCGGCGGCGATTTACTCGAGCTATACTGCGGTAACGGCAACTTTACCTGCGTACTGGCAGAGAACTTTGAAAAAGTTCTGGCCACTGAAATATCGAAAATTTCCGTACGCTCGGCACAGCATAATTTTCAGGCAAACGGAATCCACAATATTGTGGTTGTGCGAATGTCCAGTGAAGAAATTACCCAGGCCTTGAACAATGTGCGCCCATTTCGACGCCTTAGGGAAATAGCACTCAACAATTATAATTTCAGCACTGTCTTTGTCGATCCACCGCGCGCCGGGCTTGATGACGAGACTCTTGAACTGGTAAGCAAATTCGACAATATCATTTATATTTCCTGTAACCCGGACACGCTGAAAGAGAATCTGGACACCCTCAACAAAAGTCATCAGGTGCAACAATTCGCCGTGTTCGACCAGTTTCCTTACACCCATCACCTGGAGTGTGGAGCACTGTTGAAAAAAAGATGA
- a CDS encoding DUF481 domain-containing protein codes for MNKTVLPGLFFSLVLTIFLPSAGAEPVVWSGDNDPSPRQHDWVRLTSDEWLKGKVVALYDDELEFVSAKLGKLTLKWADIAELRTAKTQTLRTTDGQVLEGRLLINQQNIDVLTSEKSQQIPRRQLVSIPAAEKPTESPWKRSVSFGLDVRSGNTDQLDYVTDIELKRITGSSRWLTDYTASFSETDNVETGNSHLLSSSFDWFLSDKLFLRLPDVEYFRDPFQNIENRVTAGIALGYKLLAKKRVSWDVTAGPSYQYTVFDEVPEGRDDSESSAVFALGTRYEIALTSNIDYDFRYNLKVVDENVGKMIHYLETGISVGLLNNLDLNVKLYMDRVEEPQMSRDGSRPDSDDLRLSVGVNYDF; via the coding sequence ATGAATAAAACTGTGTTGCCGGGCCTCTTTTTCTCCCTGGTATTGACAATATTCCTGCCGTCTGCCGGAGCTGAACCTGTTGTCTGGTCTGGTGACAATGATCCTTCGCCCCGGCAGCATGACTGGGTCAGGCTAACCTCTGATGAGTGGTTGAAAGGAAAAGTGGTTGCGCTTTACGACGATGAACTTGAGTTTGTCAGTGCCAAGCTGGGGAAGCTGACGCTTAAATGGGCAGATATTGCCGAGCTTCGTACTGCCAAAACACAGACATTGCGAACGACTGATGGGCAGGTGTTAGAAGGCAGACTGTTGATCAATCAGCAAAATATTGATGTATTAACATCGGAGAAGTCACAGCAGATTCCGCGCCGGCAGCTGGTTTCTATTCCTGCAGCAGAGAAACCGACCGAAAGTCCCTGGAAGCGGTCAGTGAGTTTTGGGCTGGATGTTCGTAGCGGCAATACTGACCAGCTTGATTATGTGACAGATATTGAATTAAAACGAATTACCGGAAGCTCTCGCTGGTTGACGGATTACACGGCCAGTTTCAGTGAAACGGATAATGTTGAAACAGGCAACAGCCACCTGTTAAGCAGTTCGTTTGACTGGTTTCTTTCCGATAAACTGTTTCTCCGGCTGCCTGACGTCGAATATTTCAGAGATCCATTTCAAAACATTGAGAACAGGGTCACCGCCGGTATTGCTTTGGGTTACAAATTGTTGGCGAAAAAACGGGTGAGCTGGGATGTTACCGCAGGTCCGAGTTATCAGTACACCGTTTTTGATGAAGTTCCGGAAGGGCGTGACGACAGTGAATCTTCGGCAGTGTTTGCGCTAGGAACCCGTTACGAAATCGCGCTGACGTCAAATATTGATTACGATTTTCGGTATAACCTGAAAGTAGTTGATGAAAATGTTGGCAAGATGATTCACTACCTTGAAACCGGTATATCTGTTGGTTTGCTGAACAACCTCGATCTCAATGTGAAACTTTATATGGATCGAGTTGAAGAGCCGCAAATGAGTCGTGATGGCAGTCGCCCTGACAGTGATGATTTGCGGTTGTCTGTTGGTGTCAATTACGATTTTTAG
- a CDS encoding DNA recombination protein RmuC: MNLSITYDHVIFLLLGLVVGGVFAFLISRLLNSRKLADIMAQSKSDIAVLETRLNADKIRYEEQLELLRQARANLTQEFENLANRIFDDKQEKFARQSKQALDISIDPLRREIGDFRKKVEDAYDKENAERNKLLGQVVELQKQAQRVGEDAIQLANALKGDSKFQGNWGEVVLERLLEESGLSKGREYETQVSLKDEEGRRRNPDVIVHLPDQRDIVIDAKVSLTDYERYCRADSKEEQQLFLKQHSQSIRTHIAGLSRKAYEQLEGVNTLDFVLIFVPVEAAFMLALQNDHTLFRDAYDKGIILVSPSTLLATLRTIHNIWRYEDQNRNAEKIAAEAGKLYDQLVLVVESLDEVGRHIDKSHDAWLQTRRRLVEGRGNLVKKFEDIKQLGARSKRQLPEDLIVESEHQEQQQKLK; the protein is encoded by the coding sequence ATGAATCTTTCAATCACATATGACCACGTAATTTTTTTGCTGCTCGGGTTAGTGGTTGGCGGTGTTTTTGCTTTTTTGATTAGCCGTTTGCTTAATAGTCGCAAACTGGCGGACATAATGGCCCAGTCAAAATCTGATATAGCCGTGCTGGAGACCCGGTTAAATGCCGACAAAATCCGTTATGAAGAGCAGCTTGAATTACTGCGACAGGCACGTGCGAACCTGACGCAGGAGTTTGAAAATCTTGCTAATCGAATTTTTGATGATAAACAGGAAAAATTTGCCCGACAAAGCAAACAGGCGCTGGATATTTCTATTGATCCTCTGCGCCGGGAGATTGGTGATTTTCGCAAGAAAGTTGAAGATGCCTACGATAAGGAAAATGCTGAACGCAATAAGCTGCTGGGGCAGGTAGTGGAATTACAGAAACAGGCTCAACGTGTTGGTGAAGATGCCATTCAACTCGCCAATGCCCTGAAAGGTGACAGCAAATTTCAGGGTAACTGGGGTGAGGTAGTTCTGGAGCGCTTGCTGGAAGAGTCCGGGTTAAGCAAGGGGCGTGAATATGAAACTCAGGTTTCGTTGAAGGATGAGGAAGGGCGACGCAGGAATCCTGATGTGATTGTACACCTGCCGGATCAGCGGGATATCGTTATTGACGCCAAGGTGTCGTTAACAGATTACGAACGCTATTGCCGGGCCGATTCTAAAGAGGAACAGCAATTGTTTCTTAAGCAGCATTCGCAATCTATCCGTACTCATATTGCGGGTTTGAGTCGCAAAGCTTACGAACAGCTTGAAGGTGTCAATACACTCGATTTTGTGCTGATTTTTGTTCCGGTTGAGGCTGCCTTTATGTTGGCGCTGCAGAACGATCACACCCTGTTTCGGGATGCTTACGATAAAGGCATTATTCTGGTAAGCCCCAGTACGCTGCTGGCGACCTTGCGCACCATCCACAATATCTGGCGCTACGAAGATCAGAACCGCAATGCCGAGAAAATTGCTGCCGAAGCGGGCAAGCTGTACGACCAACTGGTATTGGTGGTGGAATCACTGGATGAGGTAGGACGCCACATTGACAAAAGTCATGATGCCTGGCTGCAAACCCGCCGCCGACTGGTGGAAGGGCGTGGTAATCTGGTGAAAAAATTTGAAGACATCAAGCAACTCGGTGCTCGTTCAAAACGGCAGTTGCCGGAGGATTTGATTGTGGAATCCGAGCATCAGGAACAACAACAGAAACTCAAATAA
- a CDS encoding NUDIX domain-containing protein: MNQSIKIPVASQPRPSASIILLREGEQDVELFVVRRNQQMRFAPGATAFPGGALDRQDIEFAKKLDADDPLLPYRINAIRELFEETGLLLASDRTGNFLSAAETAVLSHYRKALVDDLLSFEQFVSQEQLVLEIDSLVHFARWVAPAVVKPRFETDFFLALEPGDQQGQYDPGELDAAYWSPLGMLMQQLQQGEINMVFPTEMNCLRLMQHSTVEQLMSELAQPAPVIRTVAEETPEGIFLCTPPEAGVGEQRRKFQGARVSGQKSDTDKTT, translated from the coding sequence GTGAATCAGTCAATTAAAATTCCCGTCGCCAGCCAGCCGAGACCTTCTGCCAGCATTATTTTACTGCGTGAGGGTGAGCAGGATGTTGAACTGTTTGTGGTAAGGCGCAATCAACAAATGCGCTTTGCTCCCGGTGCTACGGCATTCCCCGGCGGCGCTCTGGACAGGCAGGATATTGAGTTTGCCAAAAAATTGGATGCAGATGACCCGTTGTTACCCTACCGTATTAATGCTATTCGGGAATTGTTTGAAGAAACCGGTTTGTTACTGGCTTCAGATCGCACTGGAAATTTTTTGTCTGCCGCTGAAACGGCTGTGTTGTCCCATTACAGAAAGGCGTTAGTGGATGATCTGTTGAGTTTCGAACAGTTTGTCAGCCAAGAGCAATTGGTGCTGGAGATAGACAGCCTGGTTCATTTTGCCAGGTGGGTGGCGCCAGCAGTGGTAAAACCACGGTTTGAGACGGATTTCTTTCTGGCCCTGGAGCCGGGAGATCAACAGGGCCAATACGATCCGGGTGAACTGGATGCGGCTTACTGGAGCCCTCTGGGTATGTTGATGCAACAACTGCAGCAGGGTGAAATAAACATGGTATTTCCCACGGAAATGAACTGCCTTCGCCTTATGCAGCACAGCACCGTAGAGCAACTGATGTCTGAGCTGGCCCAGCCTGCGCCAGTGATTAGAACGGTTGCGGAAGAAACACCGGAAGGAATTTTTCTTTGTACTCCCCCCGAAGCCGGTGTGGGCGAGCAAAGACGGAAATTTCAGGGAGCGAGGGTTTCGGGCCAGAAATCAGACACGGATAAAACAACGTAA
- a CDS encoding PD-(D/E)XK nuclease family protein, producing the protein MLRPLFDIGTLTSAIESGALIITANNRLASKIHQAWGKHQVDQGFKTWHPPEVHSLESWLLENWQHCCDAGIAPCCHHLPVSPQQERILWELAITTDPHRPPLVVPSSYASSAQQGYTIIQQWQIPDAILTTDAPHLFRWISNFRDLMSQRHLITLSDCALQLKEIMTGGQLTRHQRILTVGFQTLPPLYHKLLISACRELEIPVREQPVNSTCARKIGLPDEIQELQVAATWAARTVAAEPDCRIGIVVPDLARLRPQVERIFLKHLLPDNRQQTFSSITPPFNISAGIPLAETPMVMTAMALLNLNRNEQALSDCCQLLNSFFWGEDNLPVRATAEEQLRNLAKFRIRTSEFRYQLSRAADLYREDGSTPALAAGLEQFEALRRQSATRNNFSGWATLFCEQLRATNWPGDRTLDSIEYQQQQHWLQLIEQFSALDQLRIEVDLYEALRHLQQFARQTVFQPETPDSPIQILGLLESAELRFDHLWVIGMNDRQWPQPCQPHPLLGTSIQREYRTPRSSPEKELQLAQEQIDGYLCNAAEVVFSYSLKDKDRQLSCTPLIENIGNINIEQLLENGDAQEALYQPALLEQVDCSRGPALPMTNQPVKGGSAIFDTQAACPFNAFARYRLGAHSPPEPGLGLSARDRGSLLHLCLEYIWYQLKDQKSLLRLTEQQLDQLLNAAITDSLSRWQQSHPELLGERFTRLETQRLQRLLKRWLELEKQRSPFRIKEIEAHHDIVFADLPMSLRIDRVDLLENDKQFIIDYKTGNPGISSWMGERPEQPQLPLYALSSGEEVVGIAFAAINAEQQCFIGVTGQDSIAPGLTVINTDNNPNGWHELRLQWRTELAQLADEFKRGDAEVCFYNRAVAQWQAELLPLNRWPEYTASEIES; encoded by the coding sequence ATGCTGCGACCTCTTTTTGATATCGGCACTCTGACGAGTGCCATCGAATCCGGAGCCCTGATTATTACCGCCAACAATCGCCTGGCCAGCAAAATTCATCAGGCTTGGGGTAAGCATCAGGTCGACCAGGGGTTCAAGACCTGGCACCCACCCGAAGTCCACTCGTTGGAAAGTTGGTTGCTCGAAAACTGGCAGCACTGTTGTGATGCCGGAATAGCTCCTTGCTGCCATCACTTGCCCGTCTCACCACAGCAGGAAAGGATACTTTGGGAGCTGGCAATTACTACAGATCCTCATCGCCCTCCGCTGGTGGTTCCTTCCTCCTATGCCAGTTCAGCGCAGCAGGGTTATACCATTATTCAGCAATGGCAAATCCCCGACGCAATATTGACCACCGATGCCCCGCATTTATTTCGCTGGATATCAAATTTTCGTGACTTAATGTCTCAGCGCCACCTGATAACACTCAGTGATTGCGCCTTGCAGCTGAAAGAAATCATGACCGGGGGACAACTAACACGGCACCAACGGATACTGACCGTAGGCTTTCAAACCCTGCCACCTCTCTACCACAAGCTGTTAATAAGCGCTTGCCGGGAACTGGAAATTCCGGTCAGAGAACAACCTGTGAACTCGACTTGCGCCAGAAAAATCGGCCTCCCCGACGAAATACAGGAGTTGCAGGTGGCTGCAACATGGGCAGCCAGAACAGTTGCTGCCGAACCCGATTGTCGAATAGGCATTGTCGTTCCGGACCTGGCTCGCCTGCGCCCCCAGGTCGAACGCATCTTTCTCAAACATCTACTACCGGATAACCGACAACAAACCTTCTCGTCAATCACGCCGCCCTTTAATATTAGTGCCGGTATTCCATTGGCCGAAACGCCCATGGTGATGACAGCCATGGCATTGCTCAACCTGAACAGAAACGAGCAAGCCCTGAGCGATTGCTGCCAGTTGTTGAACAGTTTCTTTTGGGGTGAGGACAATCTGCCTGTTCGGGCAACAGCTGAGGAGCAGTTACGCAACCTGGCTAAATTCAGAATCCGCACCAGCGAATTCCGTTACCAGCTTTCCCGGGCGGCAGACCTGTATAGGGAAGATGGCAGCACCCCGGCACTCGCCGCCGGTCTGGAACAATTTGAAGCGCTGCGACGACAGTCCGCCACCCGAAACAACTTCAGTGGCTGGGCCACACTGTTCTGCGAACAACTCCGCGCCACGAACTGGCCCGGAGACCGCACGCTGGACAGCATCGAATACCAGCAACAGCAACACTGGCTACAACTGATAGAGCAGTTCTCGGCACTGGACCAGTTGCGCATTGAAGTTGATTTATACGAAGCCTTGCGCCATCTGCAACAATTTGCCAGACAGACAGTTTTTCAACCAGAAACGCCGGATTCTCCCATCCAGATCCTGGGTCTGCTGGAATCTGCAGAGCTGCGTTTTGATCACCTCTGGGTTATCGGAATGAACGACAGGCAGTGGCCACAACCCTGCCAGCCTCACCCGTTGCTTGGCACATCTATCCAGCGGGAATACCGGACACCCCGTTCAAGCCCGGAAAAGGAACTGCAGCTCGCTCAGGAACAGATCGACGGCTATCTCTGTAACGCAGCCGAGGTTGTCTTCAGCTACAGCCTTAAAGACAAAGACCGCCAACTATCCTGTACCCCCTTAATAGAGAACATCGGCAACATCAACATTGAGCAGTTGCTGGAAAATGGCGATGCTCAAGAGGCCTTGTATCAACCGGCACTACTTGAACAAGTGGACTGCAGCCGTGGCCCGGCGTTGCCAATGACCAATCAACCCGTTAAAGGTGGCAGTGCCATTTTCGACACACAGGCCGCCTGCCCTTTTAATGCTTTCGCCCGTTACCGCCTGGGTGCCCACAGCCCTCCGGAACCTGGCCTGGGACTAAGTGCAAGGGACAGAGGTTCACTGTTACACCTTTGCCTGGAGTACATCTGGTATCAACTAAAAGACCAGAAAAGTCTTCTACGGCTGACAGAACAACAACTCGATCAGCTACTGAATGCTGCTATCACTGACAGCCTATCCCGCTGGCAGCAAAGTCACCCGGAACTGCTGGGCGAACGGTTTACCCGGCTGGAAACCCAGCGTCTTCAGCGGTTGCTGAAGCGCTGGCTGGAACTGGAAAAACAGCGCTCACCGTTCCGTATTAAAGAGATTGAGGCACATCACGACATTGTATTTGCCGATTTACCGATGAGTTTACGGATTGACCGGGTAGACCTTCTGGAAAATGACAAACAATTTATTATCGACTACAAAACAGGCAATCCCGGTATCAGTAGCTGGATGGGTGAACGCCCGGAACAACCACAATTACCACTCTACGCCCTGAGCAGCGGAGAAGAGGTTGTCGGCATTGCATTTGCCGCCATTAATGCCGAGCAGCAATGTTTTATCGGTGTGACTGGTCAGGACAGCATCGCACCGGGATTAACTGTTATCAACACGGACAACAACCCGAACGGCTGGCACGAATTACGGCTTCAATGGCGCACCGAACTGGCACAACTGGCTGACGAATTTAAACGTGGCGATGCCGAGGTCTGCTTTTACAATCGCGCGGTAGCCCAATGGCAGGCGGAATTACTGCCGTTAAACCGCTGGCCGGAATACACCGCATCAGAGATAGAATCTTGA